A single window of Mangifera indica cultivar Alphonso chromosome 18, CATAS_Mindica_2.1, whole genome shotgun sequence DNA harbors:
- the LOC123202199 gene encoding phosphatidylinositol 4-kinase gamma 3-like → MSIACVALSPVLEESLSFSGNVTHRHGLPVDDLILIFLSVGGSVIPMSVMESDSIASVKLRIQSFKGPFVKKQKLVYRGRELARTNSFVKDYGLADGNVLHLVLKLSDLQAITVTTVCGKVFEFHVDRSRNVGYVKQQIAKKGKGLVDLKDQELICNGEELEDKRLITDLCKNNDSIVHLLIRKSAKVRAKPVEKHFEVSIDANNLNEKVADVAGENQLETILTGCKVTDRKLLQRDFLLEPFVVDSNIDLPLEIKKLIEYTFDGLDKGYEPVRTSEGSGGAYYMQDSSGQKYISVFKPIDEEPMAVNNPRGLPLSEDGEGLKKGTRVGEGALREVAAYILDYPKGALQPYNDKGRGFAGVPPTVMVKCLHKGFNHPEGYENAAKNVKIGSLQMFMKNIGSCEDMGPTAFPVDEIHKITVLDIRLANADRHAGNILVSKDEEDQIRLIPIDHGYCLPENFEDCTFDWLYWPQAQQPYSPDIIDYINSLDAERDIELLKFHGWDMPPECARIFRISTMLLKKGAKRGLSPFAIGSIMCRKTLKDESVIEQIVQEAQEAVLPGTSENAFLEAVEVIMDCHLDELTR, encoded by the exons ATGTCAATTGCTTGTGTAGCACTTAGTCCGGTTCTTGAAGAATCCTTGAGCTTTTCGGGGAATGTTACCCATCGACATGGTCTGCCTGTGGATGACCTGATCTTGATTTTTCTGAGTGTTGGGGGATCTGTGATTCCCATGAGTGTTATGGAGTCAGATTCAATTGCTTCTGTGAAGTTGAGGATTCAGAGTTTCAAGGGGCCTTTTGTGAAGAAGCAGAAACTGGTGTACAGAGGGAGGGAACTGGCTAGGACCAATTCTTTTGTTAAGGACTATGGGCTTGCCGATGGAAATGTTTTGCATTTGGTGCTTAAACTTTCAGATCTGCAAGCCATCACTGTGACGACTGTATGTGGTAAGGTGTTTGAATTTCATGTTGATAGGAGTAGAAATGTAGGTTATGTGAAGCAGCAAATTGCTAAAAAGGGAAAAGGGCTTGTTGATCTCAAGGATCAAGAACTGATATGTAATGGTGAGGAGCTTGAAGATAAGAGACTCATAActgatttatgtaaaaataatgatTCTATTGTTCACTTGCTGATTAGGAAGTCTGCTAAAGTAAGGGCTAAACCTGttgagaaacattttgaagtgTCTATTGATGCTAATAATTTGAATGAGAAGGTAGCTGATGTTGCTGGAGAAAACCAGTTGGAAACCATACTCACGGGATGTAAGGTCACAGATAGGAAATTATTACAAAGAGATTTCCTTTTGGAACCTTTTGTTGTTGATTCCAATATTGATTTAccattagaaattaaaaagcTAATTGAATATACTTTTGATGGGTTAGACAAAGGTTATGAACCTGTTCGCACCTCTGAGGGATCAGGAGGAGCTTATTATATGCAAGATTCATCAGGTCAGAAGTATATTTCTGTTTTTAAACCAATTGATGAAGAGCCAATGGCTGTGAATAATCCTCGAGGCTTACCTTTGTCAGAAGATGGTGAAGGATTGAAGAAAGGCACGAGAGTTGGAGAAGGAGCATTAAGGGAAGTTGCAGCATACATTTTGGATTATCCAAAGGGTGCATTGCAACCTTATAATGATAAGGGGAGAGGCTTCGCTGGGGTTCCTCCCACAGTTATGGTTAAGTGCTTGCACAAAGGATTCAATCATCCAGAGGGTTATGAAAATGCTGCCAAGAATGTGAAGATTGGATCACTGCAAATGTTCATGAAGAATATAGGAAGTTGTGAGGATATGGGACCTACTGCTTTTCCAGTGGATGAGATACATAAGATCACTGTGCTGGACATCAGGTTGGCAAATGCAGATAGGCATGCTGGGAATATATTGGTTagcaaagatgaagaagatcaGATCAGGCTTATTCCAATTGATCATGGCTATTGCTTGCCTGAGAAT TTTGAAGATTGTACGTTTGACTGGCTCTACTGGCCACAAGCTCAACAACCTTATTCCCCTGACATCATTGACTACATTAACTCACTAGACGCTGAACGGGATATTGAACTTCTGAAGTTTCACGGCTGGGACATGCCACCAGAGTGTGCTCGGATCTTTCGTATCTCCACCATGCTTTTGAAGAAAGGTGCAAAGAGAGGACTTTCACCTTTTGCCATTGGAAGCATCATGTGCAGGAAAACGCTGAAGGATGAGTCTGTGATTGAGCAGATTGTTCAGGAAGCACAGGAAGCTGTGCTTCCAGGAACAAGCGAGAATGCATTTCTTGAAGCTGTTGAAGTCATTATGGATTGTCATCTTGATGAGCTGACCCGGTAA